One Dysidea avara chromosome 7, odDysAvar1.4, whole genome shotgun sequence genomic region harbors:
- the LOC136261949 gene encoding 5-aminolevulinate synthase-like: protein MIVITLPHKYVGGVHQKMALTRCPFLNSVSANFLRHSGRSLSMYGQRCPMLSRLLCNNASATVRATESIANKPLQLRITTRPCSTAPPEPKVAEAKTGNGGECPFRWHVAVKNSLKQQVLPSKWLGAQTTYGNKSFDYEGFFEKKIKEKLDTNTYRRFNIVDRVASKFPECAYQGRTNSNIDFVEPKKATVWCSNDYLGMSRHPGVIEATLEAMTSHGVGAGGTRNISGTSSYHCLLEKELADLHNKDGALVFSSCYNANHATFSTLGQLLPGCVYFSDKKNHASIIHGVRDGRCAKEIFNHNDPEHLEQLLKKYDRGVPKVVIFESVHSMSGDISPISELCDVAHHYNALTFIDEVHAVGLYGNRGGGVGERDGLLDKLDIISGTLGKAFGVQGGYIATSANLVDFIRSYAPGFIFTTAMSPILMAAALKSVKLLKSEVGQGLRKKHQATVKQVKEALASSGVPTVESPSHIIPVKVGDPALCTKASSLLLSEHNIYVQDINYPTVDYGEECLRVVPTPLHTDEMKMHFVNALGIVWQQLGLSFMEPTKACSKFFQDDYPPAILQPAMMDIPMRA, encoded by the exons ATGATAGTTATCACTTTGCCTCACAAATACGTTGGAGGAGTACATCAGAAGATGGCACTTACGCGATGCCCTTTCTTAAACAGCGTCAGTGCTAATTTTCTTAGGCATTCAGGAAGGTCTTTGTCTATGTACGGCCAGCGTTGCCCGATGTTATCCCGCTTGTTGTGCAATAACGCATCAGCGACTGTTCGCGCTACTG AATCAATTGCTAATAAACCGTTGCAACTACGAATTACGACGCGACCGTGCAGCACTGCGCCACCAGAGCCAAAAGTAGCAGAAGCGAAAACAGGAAACg GTGGAGAATGTCCGTTCCGCTGGCATGTTGCAGTGAAAAACTCGCTAAAACAACAAGTTCTGCCATCAAAATGGCTAGGGGCACAGACCACATATG GGAACAAATCCTTTGATTATGAAGGATTCTTTGAGAAGAAGATTAAGGAAAAGCTCGACACTAATACCTATCGCAGGTTCAATATAGTCGACAGGGTTGCAAGCAAGTTTCCAGAGTGTGCCTACCAAGGGAGGACCAACTCTAATATAGATTTTGTTGAACCCAAAAAGGCAACAGTGTGGTGTAGTAATGATTATCTAGGGATGAGCAGGCATCctggtgtaatagaggccactCT GGAAGCCATGACCTCCCATGGTGTGGGTGCTGGTGGTACCAGAAACATATCTGGGACTAGCTCATACCATTGTCTGCTGGAGAAAGAGCTGGCAGACCTTCATAATAAAGATGGTGCATTGGTGTTTTCATCTTGTTATAATGCCAACCATGCCACCTTCTCTACGCTGGGCCAGTTGTTACCTGGATGTGTTTATTTCTCAGATAAAAAGAACCACGCCTCGATCATTCATGGTGTAAGAGATGGCCGCTGTGCTAAAGAAATTTTCAATCACAATGACCCTGAACATTTGGAGCAATTGCTTAAGAAGTATGACCGTGGAGTGCCAAAGGTTGTCATATTCGAGTCAGTACATTCCATGAGTGGTGACATTAGCCCCATCTCTGAACTGTGTGATGTCGCTCATCACTATAATGCTTTGACTTTTATTGATGAAGTGCATGCTGTTGGTCTATATGGCAATCGTGGCGGTGGAGTTGGTGAGAGGGATGGTCTGTTAGATAAACTGGACATCATTTCTGGAACACTTGGGAAGGCGTTTGGCGTGCAGGGAGGATACATTGCCACATCTGCTAATCTAGTTGATTTCATACGCAGCTATGCTCCAGGGTTTATTTTCACCACTGCCATGTCCCCGATCCTTATGGCGGCTGCACTGAAGTCTGTCAAA TTACTCAAGTCAGAAGTTGGACAAGGTCTGAGGAAGAAGCACCAAGCTACTGTGAAGCAAGTGAAAGAAGCATTGGCTTCCAGTGGTGTTCCCACAGTTGAATCACCAAGTCATATTATACCTGTGAAG GTTGGAGATCCAGCACTTTGTACTAAAGCTTCTTCACTGCTATTGTCAGAGCACAATATCTATGTGCAAGATATCAACTATCCCACAGTGGATTATGGTGAAGAGTGCCTGAGGGTGGTCCCCACACCTTTACACACTGATGAGATGAAGATGCACTTTGTGAATGCATTGGGTATTGTGTGGCAGCAGCTAGGCCTGTCATTCATGGAGCCCACGAAAGCTTGTTCCAAATTCTTTCAGGATGATTATCCACCAGCGATTCTTCAACCTGCCATGATGGACATCCCCATGAGAGCCTGA